In Sardina pilchardus chromosome 8, fSarPil1.1, whole genome shotgun sequence, a genomic segment contains:
- the vsig10 gene encoding V-set and immunoglobulin domain-containing protein 10: protein MRLAVILLYFACSCQTVLFVKGGAGVGRAPASVIGELGQNVTLPCHDLAANVTPALTQWFKDGTILVQRNHSSELKPVPGHLSILDNGSLVIVGLLTIDEGVFKCQCSSKDISKVHNHTGVILQIASRPDDVTLEISPAQKLPNGTLYVPNGTTVHFKCTTPSVSHPSQTLSWILERANSSRSTLVSGNGTLIQFEELSILPSYQGEHICLVENNLSHEKIGKTLQLLVYYPPERHPQCSWREQNVSSIITLVCSWQGGYPAPSLQWDDLASLEAVLNSTEDTVEVTLNRTLLRDGQELRCTGKHVATSDGEEKFCHFTLKTPYPEGEPLVTVVEGSNVTLTCTEKQSVPPAKTIWQRTVAHLNVKPSAKYIISDLGPTFSLTIVNITKEDEGTYFCRSENPVAVRELEIYLTVKSSVSYTGGIVGMFLSILILGVGICIGMAVYSNRHRICLGYRFGFMTEERNDVLNLVDSDDEEIFQDAVPRLPALPNGHSTTLVEIHRIPSSDHEDQENTQGSQENTQQSQENQDAIIVAE, encoded by the exons ATGAGATTAGCTGTTATACTTTTATATTTTGCATGTTCATGTCAAACAG TTTTATTTGTCAAAGGTGGTGCAGGTGTTGGGCGAGCACCTGCAAGTGTTATTGGAGAACTGGGTCAGAATGTTACACTTCCTTGCCATGACCTGGCTGCCAACGTTACTCCAGCACTGACTCAGTGGTTCAAAGATGGGACCATTTTGGTACAACGTAACCACTCTTCAGAACTGAAACCTGTACCAGGCCACTTATCCATATTGGACAATGGAAGCCTGGTTATCGTTGGGTTATTGACTATTGATGAAGGAGTATTTAAGTGTCAATGCTCGTCAAAGGACATAAGCAAAGTTCACAATCATACAGGGGTGATTCTACAGATTGCCA GTAGGCCAGATGATGTGACCCTGGAGATATCACCTGCACAAAAACTCCCAAATGGAACCCTGTATGTCCCAAACGGCACCACGGTTCATTTCAAGTGCACAACACCCTCTGTGTCCCACCCATCACAGACGCTATCTTGGATATTGGAAAGGGCCAACTCAAGCAGGAGCACTTTAGTTTCTGGCAATGGGACCCTGATACAGTTTGAGGAACTGAGCATTTTGCCATCATATCAGGGAGAACACATCTGCTTAGTAGAGAACAATTTATCTCATGAGAAAATAGGCAAGACTCTGCAGCTGTTGGTGTATT ATCCACCTGAACGTCACCCACAATGCAGTTGGAGAGAGCAGAATGTCTCCTCCATCATCACTTTAGTCTGCAGCTGGCAGGGGGGCTACCCTGCGCCCTCCTTACAGTGGGATGACTTGGCCTCATTGGAGGCCGTGCTCAACTCCACAGAAGACACGGTGGAGGTGACGCTCAACAGGACGCTACTGAGGGACGGTCAGGAGCTTCGGTGCACAGGAAAGCACGTTGCCACGAGTGATGGTGAAGAAAAGTTCTGCCACTTTaccctga AGACTCCATACCCTGAGGGTGAGCCACTGGTGACGGTGGTGGAAGGAAGCAATGTGACACTGACCTGCACCGAGAAGCAGTCTGTCCCTCCTGCTAAAACCATATGGCAGAGAACTGTTGCACACCTGAACGTTAAGCCCAGCGCCAAGTATATTATATCTGACCTGGGGCCCACGTTCAGTCTGACCATAGTGAACATCACCAAAGAGGACGAGGGCACTTACTTCTGCAGGAGTGAGAATCCAGTGGCTGTCCGCGAGTTAGAGATCTACCTTACAGTCAAGT CGTCAGTGTCCTACACTGGTGGGATCGTTGGCATGTTCTTATCTATTCTGATTCTCGGAGTTGGGATTTGCATCGGAATGGCTGTATACTCAAACCGCCACAGAATTTGCTTGG GCTACCGGTTTGG TTTTATGACGGAGGAAAGGAATGACGTACTGAATCTGGTGGATTCGGATGATGAAGAGATATTTCAGGATGCAGTGCCTCGGTTGCCCGCCTTGCCAAATGGCCACTCCACAACACTGGTAGAGATTCATCGGATCCCATCAA GTGATCACGAAGACcaagaaaacacacaaggatctcaagaaaacacacaacaatCTCAAGAAAACCAAGATGCTATTATTGTGGCAGAATAG